One genomic region from Natrinema caseinilyticum encodes:
- a CDS encoding IS5 family transposase — translation MDALPKSRLLRFVERAMVVARRAVARFSTRYSRKRFTLRQHVVLLCLKVKKTTTYRDLVDELIEMPRIREALNLDSIPAPSTLCKAFERLEMAVWRVLLNVSLADLPLNGVTGIDASGFERAHASTHYTKRTNLTIQQLKTTLLVDTATNAVLDIHVTTTRKHDTQIAPQVVKRNAQSIAVLTGDKGYDDQKLRRLAREHDIRPLIKHREFTSLHKAWNARLDSDLYHRRNMNETVNAGIKQKFGAFVRSRLWWKQFRELVIKCVVHNLERGLDVSHGQFDCP, via the coding sequence ATGGACGCTCTCCCGAAGTCACGACTCCTTCGATTCGTTGAACGGGCTATGGTGGTGGCTCGCCGTGCTGTTGCACGTTTTTCGACTCGCTATTCGCGGAAGCGGTTCACGCTCCGGCAACACGTCGTCCTGCTCTGTCTGAAGGTGAAGAAGACGACTACGTACCGCGATCTCGTTGATGAACTCATTGAGATGCCACGCATCCGCGAGGCCCTCAATCTTGATTCAATTCCCGCACCCTCGACACTCTGCAAAGCCTTCGAGCGCCTAGAGATGGCCGTCTGGCGAGTGTTACTGAACGTCTCGCTCGCGGACTTGCCGCTGAACGGTGTCACCGGCATCGATGCGTCCGGATTCGAGCGCGCTCATGCCTCAACTCACTACACGAAGCGAACGAATCTCACTATCCAGCAGTTGAAGACAACGCTGTTGGTCGATACAGCGACCAACGCTGTGCTCGATATCCACGTAACGACAACGCGAAAACACGATACGCAGATTGCGCCACAGGTAGTGAAACGGAACGCACAGTCCATCGCGGTTTTGACCGGTGACAAGGGATACGACGACCAGAAGCTCCGGCGGCTCGCCCGTGAACACGACATTCGACCACTCATCAAGCATCGTGAGTTCACCTCACTCCACAAAGCGTGGAATGCACGGCTGGACAGCGACCTCTACCATCGCCGAAACATGAACGAGACGGTCAACGCGGGGATTAAACAGAAATTCGGTGCATTCGTGCGGTCACGCCTCTGGTGGAAGCAGTTCCGCGAACTCGTCATCAAGTGTGTCGTTCACAACCTCGAACGAGGACTCGATGTTTCTCACGGGCAGTTTGATTGTCCGTAG
- a CDS encoding AzlD domain-containing protein, whose amino-acid sequence MTEWSHGGIWAAIAGIGICTYAIRLSFIYLFGRIDSVPPRIRHVLRYVPAAVLAALVVPSVVTVQPTVGETLLDDRLIAGTIATLVAWRTGDIFYTIVVGMSALWVIRFGPSLIG is encoded by the coding sequence ATGACGGAGTGGTCACACGGTGGTATCTGGGCCGCGATAGCGGGCATCGGTATCTGTACGTACGCGATCCGGCTCTCGTTCATCTATCTGTTCGGACGGATCGACTCGGTCCCGCCGCGCATCCGCCACGTACTCCGATACGTCCCCGCGGCCGTCCTCGCTGCGCTCGTCGTCCCGTCGGTCGTGACGGTTCAGCCGACGGTCGGCGAAACGTTGCTCGACGACCGCCTGATCGCAGGGACGATCGCTACGCTGGTGGCGTGGCGCACCGGGGACATTTTCTACACGATCGTCGTCGGCATGAGCGCGTTGTGGGTGATACGGTTCGGGCCGTCGCTGATCGGGTGA
- a CDS encoding AzlC family ABC transporter permease, translating into MTLRERLHPDLVAGIRAAGPIVIGIIPFALVTGITAIGAGLTVAEAVGMSVIVFAGASQLAAIDLIGSNASFIVVVGTAVVINIRMIMYSASIAPYFQPFSLRIRGLAAYVLTDQAYAMSVAEYETNDQRHRLWYYVGIAATLWVVWQIGTVVGAVLGASVPDSLGLDFALPLVFIALLVPAMKDAGTTTAGVVAGIAALGVASVGVPLNFDLPIAAVIGILSGVAVDAWRNV; encoded by the coding sequence ATGACGCTTCGTGAGCGACTCCATCCCGATTTGGTCGCCGGCATCCGCGCAGCAGGACCGATCGTCATCGGAATTATCCCCTTTGCGCTCGTTACCGGGATCACCGCTATCGGTGCGGGGTTGACGGTCGCGGAAGCGGTCGGGATGTCGGTCATCGTTTTTGCGGGCGCCTCCCAACTAGCCGCGATCGACCTCATCGGTTCGAACGCGTCGTTTATCGTCGTCGTTGGGACGGCGGTCGTGATCAATATCCGAATGATCATGTATTCGGCGTCGATCGCGCCGTATTTTCAACCGTTTTCCCTCCGCATCCGCGGGCTGGCCGCCTACGTGCTGACCGACCAGGCGTACGCGATGTCCGTGGCCGAGTACGAAACGAACGACCAACGGCACCGGCTCTGGTACTACGTCGGAATCGCTGCGACGCTGTGGGTCGTCTGGCAAATCGGGACGGTCGTCGGGGCAGTCCTCGGAGCGAGTGTCCCCGACTCGCTCGGGCTCGACTTCGCGCTGCCGCTGGTGTTCATCGCGTTGCTCGTGCCGGCAATGAAAGACGCTGGGACGACGACTGCCGGCGTTGTCGCCGGGATCGCCGCGCTCGGTGTTGCGTCAGTCGGCGTGCCGCTCAATTTCGATCTACCGATCGCGGCGGTGATCGGAATCCTCTCCGGGGTGGCCGTCGACGCGTGGAGGAACGTATGA
- a CDS encoding aldo/keto reductase: MSNDAITNESDTFDIGETTVHRLGFGAMRLCGDDIIGSPEDEETAREVVRHAVDCGVDFIDTADSYGPAVSERLIGEAIGDPDDVLVATKAGLLRNREGDWIAHGNPDYIRNQVLTSLDRLRTDTIDLYQFHRPDDDKTPFEDSVQAFAELKDEGVVEQVGLSNVSVDLIERAREHVEVATVQNRYNLNDRGSAAALEYCEEHDIGFIPWAPINGGDLEEHADLVDEIAADHDATRRQVALAWLLERSPVVLPIPGTSDPEHLESNVAASRLSLGDDDVRRLTDAAD; encoded by the coding sequence GTGAGCAACGACGCGATCACCAACGAGAGCGATACGTTCGACATCGGCGAGACGACCGTTCATCGACTCGGGTTCGGTGCGATGCGACTCTGTGGCGACGACATCATCGGTTCGCCCGAGGACGAGGAAACCGCGCGCGAGGTCGTCAGGCACGCGGTCGATTGCGGAGTCGACTTCATCGACACGGCCGACTCGTACGGTCCGGCCGTCAGCGAGCGGCTCATCGGCGAGGCGATCGGCGATCCCGACGACGTCCTCGTGGCGACGAAAGCCGGGCTGTTGCGCAACCGCGAGGGCGACTGGATCGCCCACGGCAACCCCGATTACATCCGGAATCAGGTCCTCACATCGCTGGACCGACTTCGGACTGACACGATCGATCTCTATCAGTTCCACCGTCCGGACGACGATAAGACGCCGTTCGAAGACTCCGTCCAGGCCTTCGCCGAACTCAAAGACGAGGGAGTCGTCGAGCAAGTCGGACTCAGTAACGTCTCGGTCGACCTCATCGAACGAGCGCGCGAACACGTCGAGGTCGCGACCGTCCAGAACCGGTACAACCTGAACGACCGCGGAAGCGCGGCGGCCCTCGAGTACTGCGAGGAACACGACATCGGCTTCATCCCGTGGGCGCCGATCAACGGCGGCGATCTCGAGGAACACGCGGACCTCGTAGACGAGATCGCGGCCGACCACGACGCGACGCGGCGACAGGTCGCGCTCGCGTGGCTGCTCGAGCGGTCGCCGGTTGTGCTCCCGATTCCGGGCACGTCCGATCCCGAGCACCTCGAGTCGAACGTCGCCGCGTCACGGCTGTCGCTCGGCGACGACGACGTGCGGCGATTGACCGACGCGGCGGACTGA
- a CDS encoding alpha/beta fold hydrolase codes for MVAINDLEHGLARVNGVKLHYVVAGEGPPLVLLHGWPQTWYEWRHVIPDLAEQYTVIAPDLRGLGDSETPVSGYDKDTVATDVRELVHHLGFGGEPIALVGHDWGMPTAYAYAAQYRDEVRALAVLEAGLPGVHEDEKRKLWHTRFHSVRDLPEQLVAGRERLYLSWFYREGAYDPSAISDDARDEYVRCYAAPGGLRGGFEYYRAYDADAEHNREHAEDPLEMPVLALGGVASFGELPIRDMNAVATDVDGEVVDRAGHWIPEERPAYFVDRVTSFVEEST; via the coding sequence ATGGTCGCAATTAACGACCTCGAACACGGATTGGCCCGCGTCAACGGCGTCAAACTGCACTACGTCGTCGCCGGGGAGGGACCGCCGCTCGTCCTGCTGCACGGGTGGCCCCAGACGTGGTACGAGTGGCGTCACGTGATTCCGGACCTCGCCGAGCAGTACACCGTCATCGCGCCAGATCTGCGGGGACTGGGCGACTCCGAGACGCCCGTCTCGGGCTACGACAAGGACACCGTCGCGACGGACGTCAGGGAGTTGGTCCACCACCTCGGATTCGGCGGCGAGCCGATCGCGCTCGTCGGCCACGACTGGGGAATGCCGACGGCCTACGCGTACGCCGCGCAGTACCGCGACGAAGTCCGAGCACTCGCCGTTCTCGAGGCCGGGCTCCCGGGGGTTCACGAGGACGAGAAACGTAAACTCTGGCACACGCGATTCCACAGCGTTCGGGACCTCCCGGAACAGCTCGTCGCCGGACGGGAGCGGCTGTATCTCTCGTGGTTCTACCGGGAAGGTGCCTACGACCCGTCCGCGATTAGCGACGACGCTCGCGACGAGTACGTCCGGTGTTACGCCGCACCCGGCGGCCTTCGCGGCGGCTTCGAGTACTATCGCGCGTACGACGCCGACGCCGAACATAACCGGGAACACGCCGAAGATCCCCTCGAGATGCCGGTTCTCGCCCTCGGTGGCGTCGCCTCGTTCGGCGAACTGCCGATCAGGGATATGAACGCCGTCGCGACCGACGTCGACGGCGAGGTCGTCGACCGCGCCGGCCACTGGATCCCCGAGGAACGGCCGGCGTATTTCGTCGACCGAGTGACGTCGTTCGTCGAAGAATCGACGTAA
- a CDS encoding GAP family protein translates to MSLVQVLPLAMVMITGPQILSPIFLATSEQWRTNSTAYVVGASLSISLVVTVAYLLGNRLSGRGPLLGTSVRQLLYVAVLVLLLYAAVDTYRKRTVSEPPEWMGKLTTATPRFSFRLGFLLLGFFPTDVVTSVSVGTYLAANGDPITDATGFILLTLFILALPSLGVLVLGERAEAALPGIRDWMDDNSWLISEAVIALFVVMTLQNLFG, encoded by the coding sequence ATGAGCCTCGTGCAGGTTCTCCCGTTGGCCATGGTGATGATTACAGGTCCACAGATACTCTCGCCGATTTTCCTCGCCACGAGCGAACAGTGGCGGACGAACTCGACAGCGTACGTCGTCGGTGCGTCCCTGTCTATCAGTCTCGTCGTCACCGTCGCGTACCTCCTCGGGAATCGACTCAGTGGTCGTGGCCCCCTCCTCGGGACGAGCGTCCGGCAACTGCTCTACGTCGCCGTCCTCGTCTTGCTCCTCTACGCGGCGGTGGATACCTACAGAAAGCGGACCGTGTCGGAGCCGCCGGAGTGGATGGGGAAGTTGACCACCGCGACACCGCGGTTCTCGTTTCGACTGGGATTTCTCCTGTTGGGATTCTTTCCGACCGACGTCGTCACCTCGGTGAGCGTCGGCACTTACCTCGCGGCGAACGGCGATCCGATCACGGACGCGACCGGATTTATCCTCCTCACGCTGTTCATCCTGGCGCTTCCGTCCCTCGGTGTGTTGGTGCTGGGCGAGCGAGCGGAAGCCGCGCTCCCGGGGATTCGCGACTGGATGGACGACAACTCGTGGCTCATCTCCGAAGCGGTGATCGCACTCTTCGTCGTCATGACGCTGCAGAACCTCTTCGGGTGA
- a CDS encoding DUF5814 domain-containing protein has protein sequence MAITDKIYVKNHRQLSSQLETNIPKGAFKGATLDVLFQGSGLEKLDDATRDRVLDFAQDFLDCDCDTNPYCGCPERKFIEYLLELRAQGLGPDAIVDVMTDDYMVYAYSGDVLSFLDNAVRTLEAAEGLARVDGADEKYDEIRQAKQDLAR, from the coding sequence GTGGCTATCACCGACAAGATCTACGTCAAAAACCACCGCCAACTCAGTTCGCAACTCGAGACGAACATCCCCAAGGGCGCGTTCAAGGGCGCGACGCTCGACGTCCTCTTTCAGGGATCCGGCCTCGAGAAACTCGACGACGCGACCCGCGATCGCGTTCTCGATTTCGCACAGGACTTCCTCGATTGCGACTGTGACACCAACCCCTACTGCGGGTGCCCGGAGCGGAAGTTCATCGAGTATCTCCTCGAGTTACGCGCCCAGGGGCTCGGTCCGGACGCCATCGTCGACGTCATGACCGACGACTACATGGTCTATGCGTACTCCGGCGACGTCCTATCGTTTCTCGACAACGCCGTCCGAACGCTCGAGGCGGCAGAAGGGCTCGCTCGCGTCGACGGCGCGGACGAGAAGTACGACGAGATTCGGCAGGCGAAACAGGATCTGGCTCGGTGA
- a CDS encoding ribbon-helix-helix protein, CopG family — protein sequence MGNKNKTISFRVNEDAFEALQEIAEERNISLSAVFRDYVDQLVEHDGQVEVVPEGDLEARATDGETDVSFPPTVEVPKRFIREHERLELEAEHLREQLDEYKGYVNDLQDRLEDEEDEVLLLDELDDEESYQLR from the coding sequence ATGGGGAACAAGAACAAGACCATCTCGTTTCGGGTCAACGAGGACGCCTTCGAGGCGCTCCAGGAGATCGCCGAAGAGCGCAACATCTCGCTCTCGGCGGTCTTCCGGGATTACGTCGACCAGTTAGTCGAACACGACGGGCAGGTCGAGGTCGTCCCCGAAGGAGACCTCGAGGCACGAGCCACCGATGGCGAGACGGACGTCTCGTTCCCACCGACCGTCGAAGTCCCAAAGCGGTTCATCCGCGAGCACGAGCGGTTGGAACTCGAGGCCGAACACCTCCGCGAACAACTCGACGAGTACAAAGGATACGTCAACGATCTGCAAGACCGACTCGAGGACGAGGAAGACGAGGTGTTGCTGCTCGACGAGTTGGACGACGAGGAATCGTATCAGTTACGGTAA
- a CDS encoding RPA family protein: MSQAELTREVARRVFASEFNDSTYTFKESDDERAPNYALLPTGDRANRVFVVGTLTETEDVGEDSEYWRGRVVDPTGTFFVYAGQYQPEAASVLRDTEPPAYVSIVGKPRTYETDDGTVNVSLRPESISIVDEDTRDRWVVETAERTLDRIEAFAEWEREQEAPESASTAPTNEYAQMAREQYDSPVVNYRNDVIQALESLETVDDREATA, from the coding sequence ATGAGCCAGGCAGAACTCACCCGCGAAGTCGCCCGCCGCGTCTTCGCCTCGGAATTCAACGATTCGACGTACACCTTCAAAGAGAGCGACGACGAGCGCGCCCCCAATTACGCGCTGCTCCCGACGGGCGACCGCGCGAACCGCGTGTTCGTCGTCGGCACACTCACCGAGACCGAAGACGTCGGCGAGGACAGCGAGTACTGGCGCGGCCGGGTCGTCGACCCGACCGGCACGTTCTTCGTCTACGCCGGTCAGTACCAGCCCGAGGCCGCCTCCGTCCTGCGGGACACCGAACCGCCGGCGTACGTCTCCATCGTCGGCAAACCCCGCACCTACGAAACCGACGACGGCACCGTCAACGTCTCCCTGCGACCGGAGTCCATCTCGATCGTCGACGAGGATACCCGCGACCGATGGGTCGTCGAAACCGCCGAGCGAACACTCGACCGCATCGAAGCTTTCGCGGAGTGGGAACGCGAACAGGAGGCGCCCGAAAGCGCCTCGACCGCACCGACGAACGAGTACGCCCAGATGGCCCGCGAGCAGTACGACTCGCCCGTCGTCAACTATCGCAACGACGTGATCCAGGCGCTCGAGAGCCTCGAGACCGTCGACGATCGGGAAGCCACCGCCTGA
- a CDS encoding replication factor A (Replication protein A protects and stabilize the intermediate ssDNA that is generated by the unwinding action of a DNA helicase at the replication fork. In addition, SSBs prevent the formation of secondary structures by single-stranded template DNA.): MSDVRQHADDIHEQFSDHLDVSVEDVEERLTTLVDEYKVPIDEARRSVTNHYLEEAGLEREDIASGGSEAANVEDVDEPEEWIDLTAKVIELWDPRSDSVAQVGLLGDPTGTIKFTKWAKSDLPALEEGGVYELRNVVTDEYQGRYSVKLNSTTVIEELDEDIEVGDDTSEIEGALVDMQSGSGLIKRCPKDDCTRVLQNGRCNEHGEVEGEFDLRIKAVVDDGIDAHEVIFDKDATEALTGLSLEEAKEMAMDALDTTVVADEIADDIVGTYYRIEGPTFGRYVLADDVDELDGPADAEQLLIKARSM; this comes from the coding sequence ATGAGCGACGTACGTCAACACGCGGACGACATACACGAGCAGTTTTCGGACCACCTCGACGTGAGCGTCGAGGACGTCGAAGAGCGCCTGACCACGCTCGTCGACGAGTACAAGGTCCCGATCGACGAGGCGCGACGGAGCGTCACGAACCACTACCTCGAGGAGGCCGGCCTCGAACGCGAGGACATCGCGAGCGGCGGCAGCGAAGCGGCCAACGTCGAGGACGTCGACGAACCCGAGGAGTGGATCGACCTGACGGCCAAAGTCATCGAACTCTGGGACCCCCGCAGCGACTCGGTCGCGCAGGTCGGTCTGCTCGGCGACCCGACGGGGACCATCAAATTCACCAAGTGGGCCAAGTCCGACCTTCCCGCACTCGAGGAGGGCGGCGTCTACGAGCTTCGAAACGTCGTTACCGACGAGTACCAGGGCCGGTACTCGGTCAAACTCAACTCGACGACCGTCATCGAGGAACTCGACGAGGACATAGAGGTCGGCGACGACACCAGCGAGATCGAGGGCGCGTTAGTCGACATGCAAAGCGGAAGCGGCCTGATCAAGCGCTGCCCGAAGGACGACTGTACGCGCGTCCTCCAGAACGGCCGCTGTAACGAACACGGCGAGGTCGAAGGTGAATTCGATCTCCGGATCAAGGCCGTCGTCGACGACGGCATCGACGCCCACGAGGTCATCTTCGACAAGGACGCCACCGAAGCACTGACCGGCCTGAGCCTCGAGGAGGCAAAGGAGATGGCGATGGACGCACTGGATACGACCGTCGTCGCCGACGAGATCGCAGACGACATCGTCGGCACCTATTACCGAATCGAGGGGCCGACGTTCGGTCGCTACGTCCTGGCCGACGACGTCGACGAACTCGACGGGCCGGCGGATGCGGAACAGTTGCTGATCAAAGCGAGGTCGATGTGA
- a CDS encoding dihydrodipicolinate synthase family protein — MDVRDALRGITCPMVTPFDDGSIDDSALVDLLEHLHDGGIDAVFPCGTTGEFPSLTADEQRRVLETTVDNAAVPVVAGAAATSIGETVAAVDRAAAAGADAAVIVTPYFTTANAPAGNRRFLEAVLDEASLPVLLYNIPQCTGQRIEPETVAAVADHERAIGIKDSSGDLASFQTVLRETPDEFLCLQGYDALLVPALRMGADGGVNALSNVVPSVLNEAFEHAADERGRDLQRDAIAPLFDACTTHDFAPATKTALAHRDVVPSDEVRPPLVSVDDAGTETIGDAVDAALAVGGRDG; from the coding sequence ATGGACGTCCGCGACGCGCTTCGGGGAATCACCTGTCCGATGGTGACCCCGTTCGACGATGGATCGATCGACGACTCGGCGCTCGTCGACCTGCTCGAGCACCTCCACGACGGCGGGATCGACGCCGTCTTTCCCTGCGGGACGACCGGCGAATTCCCGAGTTTGACGGCCGACGAGCAACGGCGCGTCCTCGAGACGACCGTCGACAACGCCGCCGTTCCCGTCGTCGCCGGCGCCGCCGCGACGAGTATCGGCGAAACCGTCGCGGCCGTAGACCGCGCCGCCGCGGCGGGCGCTGACGCCGCCGTGATCGTCACGCCCTACTTCACCACCGCGAACGCGCCGGCTGGCAACCGACGGTTCCTCGAGGCCGTCCTCGACGAGGCGTCGCTCCCCGTCCTGCTGTACAACATTCCGCAGTGTACGGGCCAGCGTATCGAGCCCGAGACCGTCGCCGCCGTCGCGGACCACGAACGAGCGATCGGGATCAAGGACTCGAGCGGCGATCTGGCGTCCTTCCAGACCGTCCTCCGGGAAACCCCCGACGAGTTCCTGTGTCTGCAGGGGTACGACGCCTTGCTGGTCCCCGCGCTCCGGATGGGTGCCGACGGCGGGGTCAACGCGCTGTCGAACGTCGTCCCCAGCGTGCTGAACGAGGCGTTCGAGCACGCGGCGGACGAGCGCGGCCGGGACCTCCAGAGAGACGCGATCGCGCCGCTGTTCGACGCCTGTACGACCCACGACTTCGCCCCGGCGACGAAAACGGCGCTGGCCCACCGCGACGTCGTTCCGTCCGACGAGGTTCGCCCACCGCTGGTTTCGGTCGACGACGCGGGGACGGAGACGATCGGCGACGCCGTGGACGCGGCGCTCGCAGTCGGCGGGCGCGACGGATAG
- a CDS encoding DUF7091 family protein, translating to MADRRQLERFLRSTLQGAGEQFEAFRRSTDEQFEEARGSYEVAKNARSLPSDEAGRAKIVCRRHAQQRAAKLDEEYRPACYEAGHPDCEGCAEDVREGRIETW from the coding sequence ATGGCGGATCGGCGACAACTCGAGCGATTCCTGCGCTCGACGCTGCAGGGGGCGGGCGAGCAGTTCGAAGCGTTTCGCAGATCGACCGACGAGCAATTCGAGGAGGCTCGCGGCTCCTACGAAGTGGCGAAGAACGCCCGCAGCCTTCCGTCGGACGAGGCAGGGCGGGCGAAGATCGTCTGTCGGCGCCACGCCCAGCAGCGGGCCGCGAAGCTCGACGAAGAGTACCGACCGGCCTGTTACGAGGCGGGCCACCCCGACTGCGAGGGCTGTGCCGAGGACGTCCGCGAAGGGCGGATCGAGACCTGGTGA
- a CDS encoding mannose-1-phosphate guanylyltransferase translates to MDRPIVACVLAGGTGSRLYPASRSDRPKQFLSLVGERSLLARTMDRTTFADERYVLTRGSFADEIHDHAPEAGVLVEPAGKDTGPALVYAAWRLRDLSGREPVLVCLPSDHHVADDAAFAARLERAAEIAGETDGLVTLGVEPARPATGYGYVVPDRDGPSLETGDDPETDYAGIDRFTEKPDREEATRLIESGAYWNAGIFAWTPSALLRAARTSPLAPLVEALEAGDPGRGFDAIDPVSVDYAIMERAAEAYVTPLSVGWDDLGTWDAVGRVVGRSAERDGENRIVDGDVLSIDASNNVVAAPDAHVSLLAVDDLLVAAFDDRIVVAPRGASQRLRAVVEALRERDAF, encoded by the coding sequence ATGGATCGGCCGATCGTCGCCTGCGTCCTCGCTGGTGGAACCGGCAGTCGCCTCTATCCCGCCAGTCGGAGCGATCGACCCAAGCAATTTCTCTCGCTCGTCGGCGAGCGATCGCTGCTCGCCCGAACGATGGATCGGACCACCTTCGCCGACGAACGGTACGTTCTGACCCGCGGCTCCTTCGCCGACGAGATTCACGATCACGCACCCGAGGCGGGCGTGCTGGTCGAACCGGCGGGCAAGGACACCGGCCCCGCGCTGGTCTACGCCGCCTGGCGGCTTCGCGACCTGTCGGGACGGGAACCGGTACTGGTCTGTCTCCCGAGCGACCACCACGTCGCCGACGACGCCGCGTTCGCGGCGCGACTCGAGCGCGCCGCCGAGATCGCCGGCGAAACCGACGGACTCGTGACCCTGGGCGTCGAGCCCGCGCGGCCGGCGACGGGATACGGGTACGTCGTCCCCGATCGCGACGGGCCGTCCCTCGAGACGGGCGACGACCCGGAGACGGACTACGCCGGTATCGATCGATTCACGGAGAAACCCGACCGCGAGGAGGCGACGCGGCTCATCGAGTCCGGCGCGTACTGGAACGCGGGCATCTTCGCCTGGACGCCGAGTGCCCTCCTCCGGGCGGCGCGGACCTCGCCGCTGGCACCGCTGGTGGAGGCGCTCGAGGCGGGCGATCCCGGCCGCGGATTCGATGCGATCGACCCCGTGAGCGTGGATTACGCGATCATGGAGCGAGCCGCCGAGGCGTACGTGACGCCGCTGTCGGTCGGCTGGGACGACCTCGGGACGTGGGACGCCGTCGGACGGGTAGTCGGCCGGAGCGCCGAACGCGACGGCGAAAACCGGATCGTCGACGGAGACGTGCTGTCGATCGACGCGTCGAACAACGTGGTCGCCGCGCCCGACGCGCACGTCTCCCTTCTCGCGGTCGACGACCTGCTCGTCGCGGCGTTCGACGATCGAATCGTCGTCGCCCCGCGCGGCGCGTCACAGCGACTCCGCGCGGTCGTCGAGGCGCTTCGCGAACGCGATGCGTTTTGA
- a CDS encoding CbaC protein encodes MRISEGALLVVLVMLVPFVVELRTALSWFGVELTVLETGVIGIAVALAIVVWAVWSPNGDTNGESSRAG; translated from the coding sequence ATGCGCATCTCCGAGGGCGCACTCCTCGTGGTTCTGGTCATGCTCGTCCCGTTCGTCGTCGAACTCCGGACGGCACTCTCGTGGTTCGGCGTCGAGCTAACCGTCCTCGAGACTGGCGTCATCGGGATAGCGGTCGCCCTCGCGATCGTCGTCTGGGCGGTGTGGTCGCCGAACGGTGACACGAACGGTGAGTCGTCACGGGCCGGCTAA